The Falco rusticolus isolate bFalRus1 chromosome 15, bFalRus1.pri, whole genome shotgun sequence genome has a segment encoding these proteins:
- the TPPP3 gene encoding tubulin polymerization-promoting protein family member 3, which yields MAGSTEMASLEESFRKFAIYGDTKATGQEMNGKNWAKLCKDCKVTDGKSVTSTDVDIVFSKVKGKTARVINYEEFKKALEELAPKRFKDKSKEEAYEAICQLVAGKEPINVGVTKAKTVGAVERLTDTSKYTGSHKERFDESGKGKGKSGRENIVDNSGYVSAYKNAGTYDAKVKK from the exons aTGGCCGGGAGCACCGAGATGGCCTCGCTGGAAGAGAGCTTCCGCAAATTTGCCATCTACGGTGACACCAAGGCTACGGGGCAAGAAATGAATGGGAAGAACTGGGCCAAGCTGTGCAAAGACTGCAAAGTCACCGATGGCAAAAGCGTCACCAGCACCGATGTGGACATTGTCTTCTCCAAGGTGAA AGGGAAGACAGCCCGTGTCATCAACTATGAGGAGTTCAAGAAGGCGCTGGAGGAGCTGGCCCCCAAGAGATTTAAGGATAAGAGCAAAGAGGAGGCGTATGAAGCTATCTGCCAGCtggtggcagggaaggagccCATTAATGTGGGCGTCACG aaagccaagACGGTGGGAGCCGTGGAGAGGCTGACAGACACCTCCAAGTACACGGGCTCCCACAAGGAGCGTTTTGACGAGAGTggcaagggcaagggcaagAGTGGGCGGGAGAACATCGTGGACAACAGCGGCTACGTCAGTGCCTACAAGAATGCGGGCACCTACGACGCCAAAGTGAAAAAGTAG